In Ignavibacteriales bacterium, one DNA window encodes the following:
- a CDS encoding efflux RND transporter periplasmic adaptor subunit, translating to MTSITRFLAAFLMMVTALFLSSCGKQEKPNDTTKIQPVNVRIEILKPSRLVDAIQVAGTVKASEDANLSPEEGGVVKEWKASKGQSVKKGDLIITLRDEVIKAGYDATNAQYKMAELNLEKQKKVFDEQGISELQLKNLEYGRDAAKANADLMKARWERTQLRAPFDGVVDNIGPNVGDFAPPGVPAARIVNTSIVKIQADIPELYSGSVPVGCPTIITFDALPGDTLRGKVSFVGSTVSAANRALQVEVVVTNPYRKIKSEMVAKVRVLRITKPNALLVSENIVQLVDRDRTIVFVENGGKAEERKLKLGARQGIMIEVLEGLNPGDHLIVTGYQKVINGSLVIVTQ from the coding sequence ATGACCAGCATAACACGATTTCTTGCGGCATTTTTGATGATGGTGACCGCCCTGTTTCTCTCCTCATGCGGCAAGCAGGAGAAACCCAACGATACCACAAAGATCCAGCCGGTCAATGTCCGGATTGAGATCCTCAAGCCTTCACGCCTTGTCGATGCCATCCAGGTTGCCGGCACAGTCAAGGCATCCGAAGACGCGAACCTGAGCCCGGAAGAAGGCGGAGTTGTCAAGGAGTGGAAAGCCTCAAAGGGCCAGAGCGTGAAGAAAGGCGACCTGATTATCACACTCAGGGACGAGGTGATCAAAGCCGGGTACGATGCAACAAACGCACAGTACAAGATGGCCGAACTCAATCTCGAGAAACAGAAGAAGGTGTTCGACGAGCAGGGTATCAGCGAACTTCAGTTGAAAAACCTGGAGTACGGCCGGGATGCCGCCAAAGCGAATGCTGATCTGATGAAAGCCCGCTGGGAGCGGACGCAGCTTCGGGCGCCCTTCGACGGAGTTGTGGACAATATCGGACCGAACGTGGGTGATTTCGCACCTCCCGGAGTCCCAGCCGCGAGGATTGTCAATACATCGATCGTCAAGATCCAGGCGGACATTCCCGAACTCTATTCCGGTTCAGTTCCTGTCGGCTGCCCTACCATCATCACGTTTGACGCGCTTCCGGGTGACACCCTCCGCGGTAAGGTGAGTTTTGTCGGATCGACTGTGTCGGCGGCAAACCGTGCGTTGCAGGTGGAAGTCGTTGTCACCAATCCATACCGGAAGATCAAATCCGAAATGGTGGCAAAAGTCAGGGTGCTCCGCATAACGAAACCCAATGCGCTTCTCGTCAGCGAGAACATTGTCCAGCTTGTTGACAGAGATCGTACAATCGTGTTTGTTGAAAATGGCGGCAAGGCGGAAGAACGGAAATTGAAACTCGGCGCGCGCCAGGGAATCATGATCGAGGTTCTCGAGGGATTGAATCCGGGAGATCATCTCATTGTCACCGGCTACCAAAAAGTGATCAACGGTTCACTAGTTATCGTTACGCAATAG
- a CDS encoding TolC family protein, whose product MNLHHRLPLIAFCLALAVVLKTTPAESQNTLPQRLSLHDAVRLAMKHNPDLTSARLEVKRSDARVLEAWGNALPAVDVSGQYTHMIDKPVTFFPDVFLYSFMKDIDSTIPKPTGQLVPVSFAPGFSASATLNVRQILFNGAVFIGVGAAGIYSHLARDLYQAKQVETATKVSKAYYGALLAQEALNMMRSSLQNAEDNLKNVRVMAKQGIVSEYDELRASVGVENVRPMVIQSETNFSLAIDNLRNTVGVTNKEEFVLTDSLAFQSIDEEILKRAETLVMEMNPGLSAVKRQIELNGAIINAERSNYLPTIVAFGQYQYQAAKNQFNFSTNDFYKGSTFGLSLSMNLFQGFQTYARVEQAQLEQRKSEEQRVNLERTLQTGLHSILGNLQQARKRVAAQGKTVEMAERGYKIVTTRFLNNSATQLEVNDAQLALTQAKVNRVQAIYDYLVASADLDHLIGRLPSYLLETEEK is encoded by the coding sequence ATGAATCTGCATCATAGATTACCATTGATTGCATTCTGCCTCGCGCTTGCGGTCGTACTCAAGACGACGCCGGCAGAATCTCAGAACACACTTCCACAACGCCTTTCGCTTCATGACGCGGTGCGTCTGGCTATGAAACACAACCCGGACCTCACGTCGGCACGGCTTGAGGTCAAGCGCTCCGATGCGCGGGTTCTTGAGGCATGGGGGAACGCTCTCCCGGCGGTCGACGTCTCGGGCCAATACACCCATATGATCGACAAGCCGGTCACGTTCTTTCCGGACGTCTTCCTCTACAGCTTCATGAAGGATATTGATTCCACAATTCCGAAACCGACAGGACAGCTGGTCCCTGTTTCCTTTGCACCAGGTTTTTCGGCAAGCGCAACGCTGAACGTGCGGCAGATCCTCTTCAACGGCGCCGTCTTTATCGGTGTCGGTGCGGCGGGCATCTACTCGCACCTGGCACGTGACCTCTACCAGGCAAAACAGGTAGAGACGGCGACAAAGGTGAGCAAAGCTTACTATGGTGCGCTCCTTGCCCAGGAAGCATTGAACATGATGCGCTCAAGCCTCCAAAACGCAGAGGACAATCTCAAGAATGTCCGCGTGATGGCGAAACAGGGAATCGTTTCTGAGTACGATGAACTGCGCGCCTCGGTGGGCGTGGAAAACGTGCGCCCCATGGTCATTCAGAGCGAGACAAATTTCAGCCTTGCGATCGATAATCTCCGCAATACGGTAGGCGTAACCAACAAGGAAGAGTTCGTTCTCACAGACAGCCTCGCATTCCAATCGATTGATGAGGAGATTCTCAAACGGGCGGAAACACTTGTCATGGAAATGAACCCAGGCCTGAGCGCGGTCAAACGGCAGATCGAGCTCAATGGTGCGATTATCAATGCCGAGCGGTCGAACTATCTCCCGACGATTGTCGCGTTCGGGCAGTATCAGTATCAGGCAGCGAAGAATCAATTCAACTTTTCGACGAACGACTTTTACAAGGGATCAACCTTTGGGCTCTCGCTTTCCATGAACCTCTTTCAGGGTTTTCAGACATACGCACGCGTCGAACAGGCACAGCTCGAACAGCGCAAGAGCGAAGAACAGCGGGTGAACCTCGAGAGAACGCTGCAAACCGGGCTTCACTCCATACTCGGGAACCTGCAGCAGGCACGTAAACGCGTTGCAGCGCAAGGCAAGACGGTGGAGATGGCCGAGCGCGGTTACAAAATTGTGACAACGCGATTTCTGAACAACTCGGCGACACAACTCGAAGTGAATGACGCGCAACTCGCGCTGACACAGGCAAAGGTCAACCGCGTCCAGGCAATCTACGATTACTTGGTTGCTTCTGCGGATTTGGATCATTTGATCGGACGGCTTCCCAGCTATCTCCTCGAAACTGAAGAAAAGTAA
- a CDS encoding TetR/AcrR family transcriptional regulator, translating into MGIQERKEREKGHRREEILDAAQKVFFEKGLHVATMDEIAEKAELSKGTLYLYYKSKEDLYLAVMMRGMEILRDLFSKVTQSDTSTAGMLVALGDAYLSYFNDHREYFRMVHFLQSPQFHKQVTVEMKQSCGILNRQVWEPVTAILQRCIDEGILRKNLNPAEVGIILWSSATALMLRIDSEYAMWKETFHIDLSQTLKLTNNLLFDAICTEHGRTMITAAANH; encoded by the coding sequence ATGGGAATCCAAGAGCGTAAAGAACGGGAGAAGGGCCACCGCAGGGAAGAGATTCTTGACGCTGCGCAGAAGGTGTTTTTTGAAAAGGGACTGCACGTCGCCACGATGGACGAGATCGCGGAGAAAGCGGAACTCAGCAAGGGAACATTGTATCTCTACTATAAGAGCAAAGAAGATCTTTATCTCGCTGTGATGATGCGCGGTATGGAAATTCTGCGAGATTTGTTCTCGAAGGTGACGCAGAGCGATACATCTACCGCCGGCATGCTGGTGGCGCTCGGCGATGCATACTTGTCCTACTTCAACGACCATCGTGAGTACTTCAGGATGGTGCACTTTCTGCAGTCTCCGCAGTTCCACAAACAGGTTACCGTAGAAATGAAGCAGAGTTGCGGCATCCTGAACCGACAGGTGTGGGAGCCGGTAACCGCGATCCTTCAGCGCTGCATTGATGAAGGTATCCTGCGCAAGAATCTCAATCCGGCTGAAGTCGGCATTATTCTCTGGTCGAGCGCCACGGCCCTGATGCTTCGGATCGACAGCGAGTATGCGATGTGGAAAGAAACCTTCCATATCGATCTGTCACAGACATTGAAGCTCACCAACAACCTGTTGTTTGATGCAATTTGTACCGAACACGGAAGAACAATGATCACAGCAGCAGCGAACCACTGA
- a CDS encoding ATP-binding protein, whose product MSSLRYKIGFSYFLLVCVTLASSVVALYNFLEIQSSVGQMMRENYQGVLAAQQMSKALDQQQQAQEALIYVSVPLQLGGEPVQTSWKDELTSAHNVFVKNRDDFILSFRTATESVLVAPKSPVLDTIFVAYRIYLNNSDSLFKILEASSRRRVARGYYERTLKPLVQTLAGECSRFLQFNQTAVASADIRAREASNSAAFAVFFTSIFAIVLILVASVQISRTIIRPAEKLTEAARRIGQGQLNQKIDITTNDEIGELGMEFNKMTERLRTYEEMNVSQLIGEKKKSEAIVASIPDPVIMVDQGNNVLLMNQAALRLLQVHGTDWQGKPLDQIVTDERWLTLLRGGEGDELAKQDAILSIHRTGQQALYFRPRQTTIIDESKNMLGVVTLLQDVTRFKNLDRMKSEFIATVSHELRTPLTSINMAVDILSQEVLGKVNDPQRDMLATAKDDCERLTKLVKELLDMSRLESGKYELKSEQINLRLVVEEALKPLRLQFREKAIHLDTDIALSTPEVPGDKQQLSWVIANLVSNALRYTPTDGTVTIHSDLFEDSVRISVKDSGRGIPPDAVEVIFDKFVQIKQSNDATPGSVGLGLAIAKEVVEAHGGKIWVESSVGQGSTFFFTIPRSERNS is encoded by the coding sequence ATGAGCAGTCTTCGCTATAAAATCGGATTCAGCTATTTCCTTCTGGTGTGCGTGACACTTGCCTCCAGCGTGGTGGCCCTGTATAACTTCCTCGAGATCCAGAGTTCCGTGGGTCAGATGATGCGGGAAAACTACCAGGGGGTGCTCGCCGCACAGCAAATGTCAAAGGCACTCGACCAACAGCAGCAAGCCCAAGAAGCGCTGATCTACGTGAGCGTGCCGCTCCAGCTTGGAGGGGAGCCAGTTCAGACCAGTTGGAAAGATGAACTCACTTCTGCACACAACGTTTTTGTAAAGAACCGGGATGATTTCATTCTCTCGTTTCGTACGGCAACAGAGAGTGTGCTGGTAGCACCCAAGTCGCCCGTACTCGATACCATTTTCGTGGCATACAGGATCTACCTCAATAATTCCGATTCGCTCTTCAAGATTCTCGAAGCAAGTAGCAGAAGGCGTGTCGCACGCGGATACTATGAGAGAACTCTCAAACCCCTCGTGCAGACGTTAGCAGGGGAATGTTCACGCTTTCTGCAATTCAACCAGACGGCTGTTGCCTCGGCAGACATAAGGGCAAGGGAAGCATCGAACAGCGCGGCCTTCGCCGTGTTCTTCACATCGATCTTCGCTATAGTTCTGATCCTGGTCGCCAGCGTGCAGATTTCCAGGACTATCATCAGGCCGGCAGAAAAACTTACAGAGGCCGCCCGCAGGATTGGCCAGGGCCAGTTGAACCAGAAAATTGATATCACGACGAACGACGAAATCGGCGAACTCGGCATGGAGTTCAACAAGATGACGGAGCGGTTGAGGACGTATGAGGAGATGAACGTCTCTCAGCTTATCGGCGAGAAAAAGAAATCGGAAGCTATTGTCGCGAGCATTCCCGATCCCGTCATCATGGTGGATCAGGGAAACAACGTGCTGCTGATGAACCAGGCAGCGCTCAGGCTTCTGCAAGTTCATGGAACAGATTGGCAGGGGAAGCCACTTGATCAGATTGTGACCGATGAACGGTGGTTGACGCTCCTGCGCGGCGGCGAAGGGGATGAGCTGGCGAAGCAGGACGCCATTCTTTCCATCCATCGCACCGGACAACAGGCTCTCTATTTCCGTCCGCGTCAGACAACCATCATCGATGAATCGAAAAACATGCTTGGCGTTGTCACGCTTCTGCAGGACGTCACGCGTTTCAAGAATCTCGATCGTATGAAGTCGGAGTTCATCGCCACCGTCTCCCATGAGCTGCGCACGCCACTGACGTCCATCAACATGGCGGTCGACATCTTATCACAAGAGGTCCTCGGGAAAGTCAACGATCCGCAACGCGACATGTTGGCAACGGCAAAGGATGACTGTGAGCGGCTCACCAAGCTCGTGAAAGAACTTCTCGACATGTCCCGGCTGGAATCCGGAAAATACGAGCTCAAGAGCGAGCAGATCAACCTGCGATTGGTTGTCGAGGAAGCATTGAAACCACTTCGTCTGCAATTCCGTGAAAAGGCTATTCACCTGGACACAGACATCGCGTTGAGTACACCCGAAGTTCCCGGCGACAAGCAACAGCTCTCCTGGGTCATAGCGAACCTTGTCAGCAATGCCCTGCGGTACACGCCAACAGACGGGACTGTCACGATTCACTCAGATCTCTTCGAGGATTCGGTTCGTATTTCGGTGAAGGATTCGGGGCGGGGGATTCCGCCAGACGCTGTGGAGGTCATATTTGACAAGTTCGTGCAGATAAAGCAATCAAACGATGCAACCCCCGGGAGTGTGGGACTCGGCCTCGCCATTGCGAAGGAAGTTGTTGAGGCGCACGGGGGGAAGATCTGGGTTGAGAGCAGTGTGGGGCAGGGAAGCACGTTCTTCTTCACCATTCCGCGATCGGAGAGAAATTCCTGA
- a CDS encoding sigma-54 dependent transcriptional regulator translates to MTQSNPKVLVVDDEANILKTMGVCFNAIGYQTQLFSKPQEALEALHREAFDLAFVDLKMAPIDGMEVLAEIKKFSPDTTVIIVTAHGSIDSAIEAVKRGAYHYLQKPFDFKELQLFAQRAWEYHQLAHEVRELRSQLSREQGTGDLITRNREMLAQIDLAGRVADSTISVLIEGESGTGKELFAHFIHGKSSRSQLPLVKVNCAAIPEQLLESELFGHVRGAFTGAVKDRQGRFDLANGGTIFLDEIGDLSPGIQGKLLRVLQSKEFERLGESVSQKVDVRVIAATNRNLEEAMKEGTFREDLFYRLNAVRMKLVPLRERPEDLPLLIQHFLKKFSKESSVDLSPDAMKALRSYRWMGNVRELEHAIERSVLLAQNGMVELIHLPEEVRSALEQPGDTRSLEEMEKVHIKRVLQQAKDYDDAARILGIDPATLWRKRKKFGL, encoded by the coding sequence ATGACGCAATCGAATCCAAAAGTTCTTGTTGTCGATGACGAAGCGAACATCCTGAAGACGATGGGGGTATGTTTCAACGCGATCGGTTATCAGACGCAGCTATTTTCCAAGCCGCAGGAGGCCCTTGAAGCCCTCCACAGGGAGGCTTTCGACCTGGCATTCGTCGATCTCAAGATGGCGCCGATCGACGGCATGGAAGTGCTCGCGGAGATCAAAAAATTCTCACCGGACACGACCGTCATTATTGTCACAGCCCATGGTTCAATCGATAGTGCCATTGAAGCGGTGAAACGCGGCGCGTACCACTATCTGCAGAAACCGTTTGATTTCAAGGAGCTTCAGCTTTTTGCGCAAAGGGCGTGGGAATATCACCAGCTCGCGCACGAAGTACGGGAGCTGCGCAGTCAGCTTAGCCGGGAACAGGGAACAGGCGATCTGATCACGCGCAACCGCGAGATGCTCGCTCAGATTGATCTGGCCGGGCGCGTGGCGGACAGTACGATCTCGGTGCTCATCGAGGGGGAGAGCGGGACCGGAAAGGAACTCTTCGCGCACTTCATTCACGGAAAGAGTTCGCGATCGCAATTGCCGTTAGTGAAGGTGAATTGCGCCGCCATACCCGAACAGCTTCTGGAAAGTGAGTTGTTTGGTCATGTGCGTGGAGCATTCACGGGAGCGGTAAAGGATCGTCAGGGGAGATTTGATCTGGCGAACGGGGGAACCATTTTTCTCGATGAAATCGGGGATCTCTCACCGGGGATCCAGGGGAAGCTGCTCCGCGTTCTGCAGAGCAAGGAATTTGAACGTCTCGGCGAAAGTGTTTCCCAGAAAGTGGATGTCCGGGTTATCGCGGCGACGAACAGAAACCTCGAAGAGGCAATGAAAGAAGGGACGTTCCGTGAAGATTTGTTCTATCGGCTCAATGCTGTTCGGATGAAGCTCGTTCCTCTGCGCGAGCGTCCAGAGGACTTGCCGCTCCTCATCCAGCATTTTCTGAAGAAGTTCTCGAAGGAATCTTCAGTGGATCTTTCTCCGGATGCGATGAAGGCTCTCCGTTCTTACCGTTGGATGGGCAATGTGCGCGAGCTCGAACACGCCATCGAGCGATCCGTCCTGCTTGCCCAAAACGGAATGGTGGAACTGATCCATTTGCCTGAAGAGGTCCGGTCCGCGCTGGAACAGCCGGGGGACACGCGCTCGCTGGAAGAAATGGAAAAGGTGCACATCAAGAGAGTTCTGCAGCAGGCGAAGGACTATGACGATGCTGCGAGGATTCTGGGAATTGATCCGGCTACGCTTTGGAGAAAGAGAAAGAAATTCGGCCTTTGA
- a CDS encoding STAS domain-containing protein, whose amino-acid sequence MAVKVTTMNNLEIAVIEPRGSLIGGEETDELKAKARDLLEQGNRKLVLDLGGVSYINSSGIGALVGIHTMYTKAGGKIKLCEMGKGVQNVFVITRLASVFDLEETRDAAVKKF is encoded by the coding sequence ATGGCAGTCAAAGTTACTACCATGAACAATCTGGAAATTGCCGTCATTGAACCGCGTGGATCGCTCATTGGCGGTGAGGAGACGGACGAACTCAAAGCCAAGGCCCGCGATCTGCTGGAGCAGGGGAATCGGAAGCTTGTGCTGGATTTGGGGGGTGTCTCCTATATCAACAGCTCCGGAATCGGCGCTCTGGTTGGGATTCACACGATGTATACGAAGGCAGGCGGCAAGATCAAGTTGTGCGAAATGGGTAAGGGTGTTCAAAATGTTTTTGTCATCACGCGTCTGGCAAGCGTCTTCGATCTCGAAGAAACCCGTGATGCGGCAGTGAAAAAGTTCTAG
- a CDS encoding MotA/TolQ/ExbB proton channel family protein encodes MKQGVFISVVLVLALVASYFIFEYGLPDYIRDGGPLVIGLIAMTIMVVTFIFERIFSLRKAQGRGSLAVFLKNVTQEINKSNIEGAIAACDKQRGSCANIIRTGLDRYKQLMHEGDVKGQKEIMAEVQRAIEEAMLLEVPLLEKNLVALSTIASVATMWGLLGTVIGMIRAFRVMSKGTPDPIQLALGISEALVNTAGGLIAAIFGILAYNFFTTKVDNFTYMIDEASYSIVQSLAEKVPAGKSK; translated from the coding sequence ATGAAACAAGGTGTCTTCATCTCAGTCGTTCTGGTTCTCGCATTGGTAGCCTCGTATTTTATCTTTGAATACGGACTTCCCGATTACATTCGGGACGGTGGTCCGCTGGTGATCGGTTTGATCGCGATGACGATTATGGTCGTCACGTTCATTTTCGAGCGTATTTTCTCTCTGCGCAAAGCCCAGGGTCGCGGCTCGCTGGCAGTCTTCCTGAAAAACGTTACGCAGGAAATCAACAAGAGCAACATCGAAGGTGCCATTGCCGCATGCGACAAGCAGCGGGGATCCTGCGCCAACATCATCCGCACGGGCCTTGACAGGTACAAACAGCTCATGCACGAAGGCGATGTGAAGGGACAAAAGGAGATCATGGCGGAAGTTCAGCGCGCCATCGAAGAAGCTATGCTGCTTGAAGTACCATTGCTCGAAAAGAACCTCGTTGCGCTGTCGACGATCGCATCGGTCGCCACGATGTGGGGTCTGCTCGGCACGGTCATCGGTATGATTCGTGCATTCCGCGTGATGTCCAAGGGAACGCCGGATCCAATCCAGCTGGCCCTCGGTATCTCTGAAGCGCTTGTGAATACGGCGGGTGGTTTGATAGCGGCTATTTTCGGTATTCTCGCGTACAACTTCTTCACCACCAAGGTTGACAACTTCACCTATATGATTGACGAAGCCAGCTATTCGATCGTTCAGTCACTGGCAGAGAAAGTCCCTGCTGGTAAATCCAAGTAA
- a CDS encoding biopolymer transporter ExbD: protein MPKIKKKRIGFKIDMTPMVDVAMLLLTFFMMTTVFRPDEATAIDLPSSHAPFKMPETDVMIVTVNRVGRTYLGVDSQKLRAQLFGEANKLATAVEVDRKQLHDLLIQARISNPKLRTLVKADKDSPFGPVEDILDILRQVKITRFNLVTEMDKS, encoded by the coding sequence ATGCCAAAAATCAAGAAAAAACGCATCGGTTTTAAGATTGATATGACGCCGATGGTGGACGTGGCCATGTTGCTGCTCACGTTCTTCATGATGACAACGGTGTTTCGTCCGGACGAAGCGACAGCGATCGATCTGCCATCTTCCCATGCTCCCTTCAAGATGCCCGAAACGGACGTCATGATCGTGACCGTCAACAGGGTAGGGCGTACCTACCTGGGAGTGGATTCTCAGAAGCTTCGTGCACAGCTTTTTGGCGAAGCCAACAAGCTGGCGACTGCTGTCGAGGTTGATCGGAAGCAGCTGCATGACCTTCTTATTCAGGCTCGGATTTCGAATCCGAAGCTGCGAACGCTCGTCAAGGCGGACAAGGATTCGCCGTTTGGTCCAGTTGAGGACATCCTCGACATCCTGCGTCAAGTAAAAATAACAAGGTTCAACCTTGTCACCGAAATGGATAAATCCTAA
- a CDS encoding biopolymer transporter ExbD, translated as MSALDSGGESKSHARGGKKHKKKRRLSIRIDMTPMVDVAFLLLTFFMLTTYFSKPQTMELNLPPDEKSQVEVAESNLMTLRAASDGVVFWNIGTEPANRVEMKDLKKFLEDKNKENPKLITLLKIDREGKYHMMIKLMDVIAIAKVTRFSLAPMNEYDKRQIQKARAS; from the coding sequence ATGTCAGCACTTGACAGTGGTGGAGAATCGAAAAGTCATGCTCGCGGAGGAAAGAAGCACAAGAAAAAACGCCGCCTGAGCATACGGATTGACATGACGCCGATGGTGGACGTTGCGTTTCTGTTGTTGACGTTCTTCATGCTCACGACATACTTCAGCAAGCCTCAGACGATGGAGTTGAACCTTCCGCCGGACGAGAAGTCGCAGGTAGAGGTCGCTGAGTCGAACCTGATGACGCTGCGTGCAGCTTCTGACGGCGTGGTGTTCTGGAACATCGGAACTGAGCCCGCAAATCGCGTCGAAATGAAGGATCTGAAAAAGTTTCTGGAAGACAAGAACAAAGAGAATCCGAAACTGATCACCCTTCTGAAGATCGACCGGGAGGGCAAGTACCACATGATGATCAAACTGATGGACGTCATTGCCATCGCCAAAGTAACGCGATTTAGTCTGGCGCCGATGAATGAGTACGACAAGCGCCAGATCCAAAAAGCAAGGGCATCGTAA
- a CDS encoding energy transducer TonB — MEQFEIKYKTDYGAAELKKIYRKYLSIALIIGLAFHFLGIGAYWGAIYMAQENEPAGTVKLIMKYSDLGPPPSMTDAMAASVTAASAGVKPSVGIPVPVPDAEVSPEQTIATQAEMSAQTAPIDQGPGGGAGDKEIKIEEDEAPPADYVPYEKAPEAVKQIQPKYPDLATRAGLEGTVWVKIWVDKEGKPKKAVVQKSDAEIFNQPATEAAMQWIFTPAMMKNGPVSVWVSIPFRFKLQGK, encoded by the coding sequence ATGGAACAATTCGAAATAAAATATAAAACCGACTACGGTGCGGCCGAGCTGAAAAAGATCTACCGAAAGTACCTGTCGATAGCGCTCATCATCGGACTGGCTTTCCATTTTCTGGGAATCGGTGCGTATTGGGGAGCGATCTATATGGCGCAGGAGAACGAGCCGGCGGGCACCGTGAAGTTGATTATGAAGTACAGCGATCTGGGACCACCCCCCTCCATGACTGACGCTATGGCCGCATCTGTAACGGCTGCGAGCGCCGGCGTGAAGCCGAGTGTTGGCATCCCGGTTCCTGTGCCTGATGCAGAAGTAAGCCCGGAACAAACGATCGCCACACAGGCGGAAATGAGCGCCCAGACGGCGCCGATCGATCAGGGTCCGGGAGGTGGAGCCGGTGACAAGGAAATCAAGATCGAGGAAGACGAAGCACCTCCGGCAGACTACGTCCCATACGAGAAAGCCCCCGAAGCCGTGAAGCAGATTCAGCCGAAGTATCCTGATCTTGCGACGCGCGCCGGTCTGGAAGGCACCGTGTGGGTGAAGATCTGGGTCGATAAGGAAGGCAAGCCGAAGAAGGCGGTTGTTCAGAAGAGCGATGCTGAGATCTTCAACCAGCCTGCGACGGAAGCAGCCATGCAGTGGATCTTCACGCCGGCAATGATGAAGAACGGCCCGGTTTCAGTCTGGGTCTCGATTCCATTCCGGTTTAAGCTGCAGGGGAAGTAA
- a CDS encoding substrate-binding domain-containing protein, producing MKPAILFSVIVVFSLAGCTMRQGSDIRNGTLHVLATESHLPLVQQLVNDYQSIYPGVSLTVGGATTRGAIVELVNDSVHCIMVDRRLNDEERRVAHDAKLIIGESEVARDALVVLVHPQNKLASLSTSELGSILSGQTTLWSKFPGSKLHGVIELCLTGRNSGLYEMVTHRFFSIQNDVPLAAVAASQDSVLHYVAANPEALGVISFAVWKDTTLEASQRWKKNIRALDLLGKNEDGAVTAVKATQRSIYDQVYPLTYSLYIYTSEKTPGTAYGFSAFVSEDIGQRVFLYAGLVPKTMPYRTIQLTQE from the coding sequence ATGAAACCCGCGATCCTGTTCTCAGTCATTGTTGTCTTCAGTCTTGCTGGATGTACGATGCGGCAGGGGTCAGATATTCGAAACGGGACGCTGCATGTCCTGGCGACGGAATCACACCTGCCGCTCGTACAACAGCTCGTGAATGATTATCAGAGTATCTATCCCGGTGTGTCGCTGACTGTCGGCGGTGCGACCACGCGGGGTGCGATTGTTGAGCTTGTCAATGACAGTGTGCACTGCATCATGGTTGACCGCCGGCTGAACGACGAAGAGAGACGGGTAGCGCACGACGCCAAGCTCATCATCGGAGAATCAGAAGTTGCACGCGACGCCCTGGTTGTGCTGGTTCACCCGCAGAACAAGCTGGCGTCGCTTTCGACATCGGAGCTTGGTTCGATTCTCTCAGGGCAAACGACCCTGTGGAGCAAGTTTCCCGGCTCGAAGCTCCATGGTGTCATCGAGCTATGCCTGACCGGCAGGAATTCAGGCTTGTATGAAATGGTGACGCATCGCTTCTTCTCGATTCAGAACGATGTGCCTCTTGCAGCCGTCGCAGCGTCACAGGACAGTGTGCTGCACTATGTAGCGGCAAACCCGGAAGCGCTTGGGGTTATTTCGTTCGCCGTGTGGAAGGATACCACACTCGAGGCTTCCCAGCGCTGGAAGAAAAACATCCGAGCTTTAGACCTGCTGGGAAAGAACGAAGACGGGGCTGTCACGGCGGTGAAAGCAACGCAGCGCAGCATATACGACCAGGTTTATCCATTGACGTACTCCCTCTATATCTACACATCGGAGAAAACGCCGGGCACAGCGTATGGGTTCAGCGCATTTGTTTCAGAGGATATCGGACAGAGAGTCTTTTTGTACGCTGGACTCGTTCCCAAAACCATGCCATATCGGACTATACAACTTACACAGGAGTAG